In one Corallococcus silvisoli genomic region, the following are encoded:
- a CDS encoding ABC transporter ATP-binding protein, with protein MTPDTPPSPRPSSTALCELEHVTHEFPQPNGTPLRVLQDISLRVEPDEVVALLGPSGCGKSTILRILAGLIRPTSGSVRYRGKPLVGLNPGCAIVFQSFALFPWMTVMQNVQAVLKAAGIPEAERPRQAANAIRVVGLEGFEEAFPRELSGGMKQRVGMARAFSLNPELLFMDEPFSQVDALTAESLRAEVLDIWSAKGRNPSSILMVSHDIKEVAYMADRIVVLGAHPGVVRTVVENRLPRPRDYRSPELLQLVDRLHDIITGSEMPDAPPALAPVADLIEPIPSVTSGEVVGLLEYLDARGGRDDIFRIANDTDREFGHIINVVKAAELLDLVDTPKRMVLLDSVGVRLVRALPEERKVLWREQLLHLGLFRSVKAAIERSEEGYVTREFVLETVVMAMPSENYERIFDTLVRWGRFGDLFAYDEDTEQLSLREV; from the coding sequence ATGACGCCCGACACTCCTCCGTCCCCGCGACCCTCCTCGACGGCGCTCTGCGAGCTCGAGCACGTCACCCATGAGTTTCCCCAGCCCAACGGCACACCGCTTCGCGTCCTCCAGGACATCAGCCTGCGGGTGGAGCCAGACGAGGTGGTCGCCCTGCTGGGGCCGTCCGGCTGTGGCAAGTCCACCATCCTCCGCATCCTCGCGGGGCTGATCCGCCCCACGTCCGGGAGCGTCCGCTACCGGGGCAAGCCCCTGGTGGGCTTGAACCCCGGGTGCGCCATCGTCTTCCAAAGCTTCGCGCTCTTCCCGTGGATGACCGTCATGCAGAACGTCCAGGCGGTCCTCAAGGCCGCCGGCATCCCGGAGGCGGAGCGCCCGCGACAGGCCGCGAACGCCATCCGGGTGGTGGGGCTGGAGGGGTTCGAGGAGGCCTTCCCCCGGGAGCTGTCAGGCGGGATGAAGCAACGGGTGGGGATGGCCCGGGCGTTCTCGCTCAACCCCGAGCTGCTCTTCATGGACGAGCCGTTCAGCCAGGTGGACGCGCTCACCGCGGAGAGCCTGCGCGCGGAGGTGCTCGACATCTGGAGCGCCAAGGGCCGGAACCCCTCATCCATCCTGATGGTCAGCCACGACATCAAGGAGGTCGCGTACATGGCGGACCGCATCGTGGTGCTCGGAGCGCACCCCGGCGTGGTCCGCACCGTCGTGGAGAACCGGCTGCCCCGGCCGCGCGACTACCGCTCTCCCGAGCTGCTTCAACTGGTCGACCGGCTCCACGACATCATCACGGGCTCGGAGATGCCAGACGCGCCCCCCGCGCTCGCCCCCGTCGCGGACCTCATCGAGCCCATCCCCTCGGTGACCAGCGGCGAGGTGGTCGGCCTGCTCGAGTACCTGGACGCCCGGGGCGGCAGGGACGACATCTTCCGGATCGCCAATGACACGGACCGCGAGTTCGGTCACATCATCAACGTGGTGAAGGCCGCCGAGTTGCTGGACCTGGTGGACACCCCGAAACGGATGGTGCTCCTGGACTCGGTGGGTGTCCGGCTCGTGAGGGCCTTGCCGGAGGAGCGGAAGGTCCTCTGGCGCGAGCAGCTCCTCCATCTGGGGCTGTTTCGCAGCGTGAAGGCCGCCATCGAACGAAGCGAGGAGGGGTACGTCACGCGGGAGTTCGTCCTCGAGACGGTGGTGATGGCGATGCCCTCCGAGAACTACGAGCGGATCTTCGACACCCTGGTGCGCTGGGGGCGCTTCGGCGACCTCTTCGCGTACGACGAAGACACGGAGCAGCTCTCCCTCCGCGAGGTGTGA
- a CDS encoding ABC transporter permease, translated as MRHLLASVWGRPTGATEPRLPLPWIDVLILVGMAGIALAVFQTSREWVGHLRPTVRIELTPWALPRYTLLSLSRGMIAYVLSLGFTLVYGYWAAKDKLAEHALIPLLDILQSIPVLGFMPGLVLALVSAFPTSNVGLELAAVLMIFTSQAWNMTFSYYYSLKSVPLDQREVAQVYRFSRWQRLRWVELPFATLGLVWNSMMSMAGGWFFLMISEAFVLGDKDFRLPGLGSYMSVAVAQGNTAAMLWAVLAMVVMIVVLDQLLWRPVVVWAQKFRVEEGGLAEEMHSWFLDWLRRSRLIRWFASWLRRLSGAVARRLIPKGPHHPAPHPGVARVGRAVSGALYLFMVAGLLYGVVRLVILLHPVTVASWGHIASGAALTLGRVLLSTALGTLWALPAGLAIGLSPRLSRLLQPVVQVVASFPAPMLFPVVIAALKAAGVTLGWGSVVLMLLGTQWYILFNVIAGAMAMPADLREAARSYRLGRWQRFTSLYFPAVFPYLVTGWITAAGGAWNASIVAEYVTFRGEVLTTRGLGAQISAAASSANFPALAASIVVMSMVVVAFNRFVWRRLQGLAETRFSLSK; from the coding sequence TTGAGGCACCTCCTCGCTTCCGTCTGGGGCCGTCCCACGGGGGCCACGGAGCCGCGCCTCCCGCTGCCATGGATTGACGTCCTCATCCTCGTCGGCATGGCGGGCATTGCCCTCGCTGTCTTCCAGACGTCACGAGAGTGGGTGGGACATCTGCGGCCGACCGTGCGGATTGAACTCACCCCGTGGGCCCTGCCCCGCTACACCCTGCTCTCCCTGTCGCGAGGGATGATCGCGTACGTCCTCTCACTGGGCTTCACGCTCGTGTACGGATACTGGGCCGCGAAGGACAAGCTGGCGGAGCACGCCCTCATTCCCCTGCTGGACATCCTCCAGAGCATCCCGGTGCTGGGGTTCATGCCGGGCCTGGTCCTCGCGCTGGTCAGCGCCTTCCCCACCAGCAACGTCGGGCTGGAGCTCGCCGCGGTGCTGATGATCTTCACCAGCCAGGCCTGGAACATGACGTTCAGCTACTACTACTCGCTGAAGTCCGTGCCGCTGGACCAGCGCGAGGTGGCGCAGGTCTACCGCTTCTCGCGGTGGCAGCGGCTGCGCTGGGTCGAGCTCCCCTTCGCCACCCTTGGGCTGGTGTGGAACAGCATGATGAGCATGGCGGGGGGGTGGTTCTTCCTGATGATCAGCGAGGCCTTCGTCCTGGGAGACAAGGACTTCCGCCTGCCCGGGCTGGGCTCGTACATGAGCGTGGCGGTCGCGCAGGGGAACACCGCCGCCATGCTGTGGGCCGTCCTCGCGATGGTGGTGATGATCGTCGTGCTGGATCAGCTCCTCTGGCGCCCGGTGGTGGTCTGGGCCCAGAAGTTCCGCGTCGAGGAGGGCGGGCTGGCGGAGGAGATGCACTCCTGGTTCCTCGACTGGCTGCGACGCTCCCGGCTCATCCGCTGGTTCGCGTCCTGGCTCAGGCGCCTGAGCGGGGCTGTCGCCCGCCGGCTGATACCCAAGGGCCCCCACCACCCCGCACCGCACCCCGGCGTGGCCCGGGTCGGCCGCGCCGTGTCCGGCGCGCTGTACCTGTTCATGGTCGCGGGCCTCCTCTATGGCGTCGTGCGGCTGGTGATCCTCCTGCATCCCGTGACGGTGGCGAGCTGGGGACACATCGCGTCCGGAGCGGCGCTGACGCTGGGGCGCGTTCTGCTCTCCACGGCGTTGGGGACGCTCTGGGCGCTCCCCGCGGGCCTGGCGATTGGCCTCTCCCCACGGCTGTCCCGCCTGCTGCAGCCCGTGGTGCAGGTGGTGGCGTCGTTCCCCGCCCCCATGCTCTTCCCGGTGGTGATCGCCGCGCTGAAGGCCGCTGGCGTCACGCTGGGCTGGGGCAGCGTGGTGCTGATGCTGCTCGGGACCCAGTGGTACATCCTGTTCAACGTCATCGCCGGCGCGATGGCCATGCCCGCGGACCTCCGTGAGGCGGCCCGGAGCTACCGGCTGGGGCGGTGGCAGCGCTTCACCTCGCTCTACTTCCCGGCGGTCTTCCCCTATCTGGTCACGGGGTGGATCACCGCTGCGGGCGGAGCCTGGAACGCCAGCATCGTCGCCGAATACGTCACCTTTCGAGGGGAGGTGCTCACCACCAGGGGGCTGGGGGCGCAGATCAGCGCCGCGGCGTCGTCCGCCAACTTCCCGGCGCTCGCGGCCAGCATCGTCGTCATGTCCATGGTCGTCGTGGCATTCAACCGCTTCGTCTGGAGACGGCTGCAGGGCCTCGCCGAGACCCGCTTCTCGCTCAGCAAATGA